The uncultured Desulfobulbus sp. genome window below encodes:
- the alr gene encoding alanine racemase, which yields MNINSIRSLNRITISRSALRHNFRLCREQANGAPLLPLVKADAYGHGLIDCARVFAEEGVAAFGVAEVVEGVRLREAGFTEPILILAGVIPQTLAIIVEYDLTPVVVDPEILAELSRLSGLHHKTIKLHLKLDAGMGRQGILPAALDEVAERVRQTPYLQLAGVMAHFPMADMPDSANSAEVLKTFTEATVPVAEQEEGAVCLHLANSGGLFYVAGAQLNMVRPGIALYGYYPDGAQGRAQATAPFLQPAMRFSSQVLQVREIPTGHGLGYGHLFTTKRPSKIAILPVGYEDGYLRILTNRAQVLVNGQRAPVVGRISMNLTLVDVTDVGPVQPGDEVVLLGAQGDAEITADDIAAWMETINYEVLCLFGKLNDREFVD from the coding sequence ATGAACATTAACAGTATTCGATCACTCAACCGGATTACAATCAGTCGGAGTGCCCTCCGTCATAACTTTCGTCTCTGCAGGGAACAAGCAAATGGTGCTCCACTGCTCCCCTTGGTCAAGGCTGATGCCTATGGTCATGGCCTGATTGATTGTGCTCGTGTTTTCGCAGAAGAGGGGGTTGCCGCCTTTGGTGTTGCCGAAGTCGTGGAGGGGGTACGGTTGCGTGAGGCTGGTTTCACCGAGCCCATACTTATTCTGGCAGGTGTTATCCCTCAAACACTTGCGATAATTGTTGAATACGATCTGACCCCGGTCGTGGTCGATCCGGAAATTTTAGCCGAACTCTCTCGTTTAAGTGGGCTGCACCATAAAACGATTAAGCTGCACCTCAAACTTGATGCAGGCATGGGGCGCCAGGGGATTCTTCCAGCTGCCCTTGATGAGGTGGCCGAACGTGTTCGCCAGACACCATATCTCCAGCTCGCTGGTGTTATGGCACATTTTCCCATGGCCGATATGCCCGATTCAGCCAACTCGGCGGAAGTGCTCAAGACCTTTACCGAGGCAACTGTACCCGTTGCGGAGCAGGAGGAGGGGGCCGTTTGCCTCCATCTTGCCAATTCCGGCGGATTATTTTATGTTGCAGGCGCCCAGCTCAACATGGTCCGACCTGGGATTGCTCTGTATGGGTATTACCCTGACGGAGCTCAAGGTCGTGCGCAAGCCACCGCACCGTTTTTGCAACCAGCGATGCGCTTTAGCTCACAGGTGCTCCAGGTTCGCGAAATTCCTACCGGGCATGGACTTGGGTACGGACATCTGTTTACAACCAAACGTCCATCAAAGATTGCTATTCTCCCGGTCGGGTATGAAGATGGATACCTGCGCATTTTGACAAACCGTGCCCAGGTACTAGTCAATGGGCAGCGAGCACCGGTTGTGGGGAGGATCTCTATGAATTTGACCCTGGTTGATGTAACTGATGTTGGCCCTGTGCAGCCAGGCGATGAGGTTGTGCTTTTGGGGGCACAGGGGGATGCAGAAATTACAGCCGATGATATCGCGGCCTGGATGGAAACCATCAATTATGAGGTGCTCTGTCTGTTTGGCAAGTTAAATGATCGAGAATTCGTCGATTGA
- a CDS encoding 4Fe-4S binding protein produces MWEIVVDKDKCTGDEECVNACPAQVFEMQDGKAEPVNADECLGCETCVEVCPEGAITVTEI; encoded by the coding sequence ATGTGGGAAATCGTTGTAGATAAAGACAAATGTACTGGTGATGAAGAGTGTGTAAACGCTTGCCCCGCACAGGTTTTCGAGATGCAGGACGGTAAAGCAGAGCCGGTTAACGCAGACGAGTGTCTGGGCTGCGAGACCTGTGTAGAGGTTTGCCCTGAAGGTGCTATCACCGTTACCGAAATCTGA
- a CDS encoding phosphatidylglycerol lysyltransferase domain-containing protein, with amino-acid sequence MFHALRDGISEFTFANIYLFRQSHNYRISQLADGTLVLLGRDDAISFFMLPFALPTPEILAQLFFDQGMMKAASASQQQELVHLGYRVLPDRDNFDYLYNRQDLAVLRGRNYHKKRNLVKAFVTNHNYEARPLREEFVDDAITVLDQWRENLGRDGDYAAAREALERIDELALCGGIYYVDKKPVAYALGEELGTVASYLIHFEKAVPGYKGLYQFINKSFASVLPEDYETINREQDLGDEGLRQAKLSYKPAGFIEKFKAYPMDTGGLSETTGL; translated from the coding sequence ATGTTCCATGCGCTGCGTGACGGTATATCTGAGTTTACTTTTGCCAACATTTATCTTTTTCGTCAGAGCCATAACTACCGGATAAGTCAATTGGCAGATGGCACCTTGGTCCTCTTGGGCCGGGATGATGCGATATCCTTCTTCATGCTGCCTTTTGCTCTGCCTACGCCGGAGATTCTGGCACAGCTTTTTTTCGACCAAGGTATGATGAAAGCGGCATCGGCAAGTCAGCAGCAAGAGCTTGTTCATCTAGGGTACCGTGTACTGCCGGACAGAGATAATTTTGATTACCTCTACAACCGCCAGGATCTGGCTGTGCTCCGTGGTCGCAATTACCACAAAAAAAGAAATCTGGTAAAGGCCTTTGTCACAAACCATAATTATGAAGCACGGCCCCTACGAGAAGAGTTTGTCGATGATGCCATTACGGTGCTAGATCAGTGGCGTGAAAATTTGGGACGAGATGGAGATTACGCAGCTGCCCGTGAAGCGTTAGAACGTATTGATGAGCTCGCGCTCTGTGGCGGTATTTATTATGTGGATAAGAAACCTGTTGCCTATGCCCTGGGTGAGGAACTTGGTACTGTGGCCAGTTATCTGATCCACTTTGAAAAAGCCGTCCCTGGGTACAAGGGTCTTTACCAGTTCATCAACAAATCTTTTGCCTCTGTCCTTCCTGAGGATTATGAAACCATAAATCGAGAGCAAGACTTGGGGGATGAGGGGTTGCGTCAGGCGAAGTTGAGCTATAAGCCTGCTGGTTTTATTGAAAAGTTCAAAGCGTATCCCATGGATACCGGTGGTCTTTCCGAAACTACAGGTCTATAG
- a CDS encoding LysE family translocator produces MFALTELALFISASLLLALAPGPDNIFVLTQSAVKGRIVGLVVTCGLCTGLLVHTCLVAFGVAALFQASAVAFTALKCAGAAYLLYLAWGAFRAGSESLEGHSQQEITLFRYYLRGIIMNVTNPKVSIFFLAFLPQFTHPERGHLTLQIWILGSVFICCASLIFGAISLLAAHLGQWLRQSNRTQKWLNKAAGSIFAMLALKLAIASR; encoded by the coding sequence ATGTTCGCATTGACCGAGCTCGCGCTGTTTATTTCAGCCTCGTTGCTGCTTGCTTTGGCCCCAGGACCAGATAATATCTTCGTGCTCACCCAATCAGCCGTAAAGGGGCGCATAGTTGGCCTGGTGGTAACGTGCGGCCTTTGCACCGGATTGCTTGTCCATACCTGCCTGGTTGCCTTTGGGGTCGCCGCGCTTTTCCAGGCTTCTGCCGTAGCTTTCACTGCGCTTAAGTGTGCAGGTGCTGCCTATTTGCTCTATCTTGCCTGGGGTGCTTTTCGTGCAGGTAGCGAATCCCTGGAGGGGCACTCCCAGCAGGAAATCACTCTTTTTCGATATTACCTTCGTGGTATTATCATGAATGTAACCAATCCCAAGGTTTCAATTTTCTTTCTTGCTTTTCTCCCCCAGTTCACCCATCCTGAACGAGGACACCTTACCCTGCAAATCTGGATCCTTGGAAGTGTGTTTATCTGCTGTGCGTCTCTTATTTTTGGCGCGATCAGTTTGCTTGCGGCTCATCTGGGGCAATGGCTACGACAATCCAACAGAACCCAAAAATGGTTAAACAAGGCTGCTGGATCTATTTTTGCAATGCTCGCCCTTAAGCTGGCGATAGCATCCCGATAA
- a CDS encoding Sir2 family NAD-dependent protein deacetylase, with translation METSQKQLLQRIAAGNGNITVLTGAGISAESGIPTFRGPEGYWTVGSAVYQPQEMATFQMFSQMPEEVWKWYLYRLGVCKAARPNDGHSALVAMEQWFRDRFALITQNIDGLHLLAGNTRERTYQIHGNVFYMRCALECSEEVYPIPETVSPKSKEEQLSAQDIQALRCPHCGARTRPHVLLFDESYNEHHYHFYSSMALAQETALLIIVGTAGATNLPNQVAREVYRNNGIIVDINIESNPFSELAQQSQQGFFIQQSSATALPELLDILTEGQCSLS, from the coding sequence ATGGAGACAAGCCAAAAACAGCTATTACAGCGCATTGCAGCAGGTAATGGGAATATTACGGTCCTCACTGGTGCCGGCATATCTGCTGAAAGCGGCATCCCGACCTTTCGTGGCCCTGAAGGATACTGGACCGTGGGTTCTGCGGTGTACCAACCCCAGGAAATGGCTACTTTCCAGATGTTTAGTCAAATGCCTGAGGAAGTCTGGAAATGGTATCTCTATCGCCTGGGCGTTTGTAAAGCTGCTCGCCCCAATGACGGCCATAGCGCACTTGTTGCAATGGAACAATGGTTTAGGGATCGTTTCGCGCTGATCACACAAAATATCGATGGCCTGCATCTCCTGGCAGGCAATACCCGTGAGCGTACCTATCAAATACATGGCAATGTCTTTTACATGCGCTGCGCACTCGAATGCAGTGAAGAGGTCTACCCTATACCTGAAACGGTATCCCCAAAATCAAAAGAGGAGCAACTCTCCGCGCAAGATATCCAAGCCCTCCGCTGCCCACACTGTGGAGCACGTACCCGACCCCATGTCCTCCTCTTTGATGAGAGTTATAACGAACACCATTATCATTTCTACAGTTCTATGGCGTTGGCTCAGGAAACGGCACTTTTGATTATTGTTGGAACTGCCGGAGCCACAAACTTACCCAATCAGGTTGCCCGTGAAGTATATCGTAACAATGGGATTATTGTGGATATCAATATCGAGTCCAACCCCTTCTCAGAGCTTGCTCAACAAAGCCAACAAGGGTTCTTTATTCAACAATCCAGTGCAACTGCCCTGCCCGAGCTGCTGGATATTCTCACTGAGGGACAGTGCTCGTTGTCTTGA
- the pdxH gene encoding pyridoxamine 5'-phosphate oxidase: MDIQGFRKDYQKPILNREALATEPLAQFERWFKEACDTDVLEPNAMTLSTVNTEGQPSSRTVLLKFFDQHGFVFYTNYKSRKAHELAKNNRVALLFPWIKLARQVAITGVAEKISAAESARYFSSRPRESQLGAWISRQSSVLSSRQMLMLEFEKIKNKFSRGEIPLPDFWGGYRVRPQTVEFWQGQTSRLHDRFLYTLDSSGQWSLERLAP, translated from the coding sequence ATGGATATACAAGGATTTCGCAAAGACTATCAAAAACCGATATTAAACCGTGAAGCACTGGCGACTGAACCTTTAGCCCAATTTGAGCGGTGGTTCAAAGAAGCCTGCGATACTGATGTTCTCGAACCCAACGCCATGACGCTTTCCACGGTCAATACAGAAGGGCAACCATCCTCGCGGACGGTGCTCTTAAAATTCTTTGACCAACATGGCTTTGTTTTCTACACAAATTACAAAAGCCGCAAGGCACATGAGCTCGCCAAAAACAATCGCGTTGCCCTGCTTTTTCCCTGGATCAAACTTGCTCGACAAGTAGCTATTACCGGTGTTGCTGAAAAGATCAGCGCTGCTGAGTCTGCCCGCTATTTCTCATCCAGGCCACGGGAAAGTCAGTTGGGAGCCTGGATATCCCGTCAGAGCTCCGTGCTTTCATCACGGCAGATGCTGATGCTTGAATTTGAGAAAATTAAAAATAAATTTAGTCGGGGTGAAATTCCTTTACCTGATTTTTGGGGAGGGTATCGTGTACGCCCCCAGACGGTCGAGTTCTGGCAAGGGCAGACCAGTCGCCTTCATGATCGCTTTCTCTACACCCTTGATTCGAGTGGGCAATGGTCGCTCGAGCGCCTTGCGCCCTGA